From Paenibacillus graminis:
TTCGTGACCAGCAGATCGGAGATCTCCATCAGCTTGTCAATTTCACGCGTGAAGCCGGTCAGGGAGATGTTGGGATGGCTGTAGAGCGAATTCTCCTGCATCTCGCGCAGCAGCTTCTCATTTTTGCCCAGGCAAAAAATAATCTGGATCTTATCACGCCATCCAGCCAAGGCTGCGTTGATGACTTCGTCGTTCATCATGCCCCAGCCTCCGCCCATAACCAGCACGGTCGGCATATCCTGCAGGCTGAATTGCTTCAGAATATCCGCTTTGCCCGGATGCTCCCAGAAGCTCGGATGGACCGGCATTCCGGTGACCTGGATTTTAGCTGCAGCGACGTTTCGGTAGCGCAGCTTGGTTTTGACCTCGGGAGTGGACACCAGATACCGGTCCACTTCAGGGCTGATCCAGGTGGCATGTGCATCGTAGTCAGTGATGACCGTGACCAGCGGAACCTTGAAGGCCGGGTCCAGCCGTTTGAGGCGGGAAACTACGGCACTGGGAATGAAGTGGGTGCAGACTATAATGTCCGGTTTCAGCTGCTTCATAATATTTTGCGTATGTGTATAAAAAATGCGGTGCAGGGCAAGCGTGGTAAGACGATTAAATGATTTCTGGTGCCGGTACACATATCCCATCAGCCTGGGCTGGGATGTCACCGTCTTTCGGTATGCCGATACAATCAGAGGCGCCAATTTGGGATTCAGAAAACTTCCAAGCTCCAGCACCTTTGTTTGCAGATTAGGCGACAATTTGCGCAGGCTGCTCGATAATGCGTAAGCTGCTTGCGTGTGCCCTGCGCCGAAACCTTCCGACAGCAATAGTACTCTTTTTTTGCGCAATGTATAATTCACCTGTTTTCGTGAATGATATTCGCCGTTCCATCACAGGCGTTAGAACCACAGGGCAATGGTGCCTGCAGCGACGCCAGAGCCTATAACCGCACCTGCGACAACATCTGACGGATAATGCAGCCCAAGATAGATCCGCGAAAATCCGACAATGCAGGCCAGTGGCAGCAGTATGGCGGTCAGGACAGGAAAGGCCACCATATAAGGAACTGCAGAAGCGAAGATAGCTGTAGTATGGCCTGAGGGAAATGAGTGGTCCTTGAGCGGATTATGGAACGTATTCGTGCCTGGCAGCGCCAGATACGGCCGCACCCGCGGGTAGAGCCTCTTGGCGATGGCAACAGGCAGATGACTGATGGCCAAGGCGATGAGGGCCTGCAGCCCTACAGTTCTCAATGGCTGGGGGGTCAGTGCCCAGATCAGCAGATTAATACCGATGGCACTTGTGGCCCCGCCCAGATGAGTCAGATAATAAAGCCAGAAGTT
This genomic window contains:
- a CDS encoding UDP-N-acetylglucosamine--LPS N-acetylglucosamine transferase; the encoded protein is MRKKRVLLLSEGFGAGHTQAAYALSSSLRKLSPNLQTKVLELGSFLNPKLAPLIVSAYRKTVTSQPRLMGYVYRHQKSFNRLTTLALHRIFYTHTQNIMKQLKPDIIVCTHFIPSAVVSRLKRLDPAFKVPLVTVITDYDAHATWISPEVDRYLVSTPEVKTKLRYRNVAAAKIQVTGMPVHPSFWEHPGKADILKQFSLQDMPTVLVMGGGWGMMNDEVINAALAGWRDKIQIIFCLGKNEKLLREMQENSLYSHPNISLTGFTREIDKLMEISDLLVTKPGGMTCSEGLAKGIPMLFYDPLPGQEEENCRYFTAAGLGEPVSSLKVVDRWMERLLYCYDEVKDRRQEHLEEIARFHPLQSAQSIIDMLE
- a CDS encoding phosphatase PAP2 family protein, giving the protein MRQLFMKLHLLERRLFKWINGRLHNPFLNFWLYYLTHLGGATSAIGINLLIWALTPQPLRTVGLQALIALAISHLPVAIAKRLYPRVRPYLALPGTNTFHNPLKDHSFPSGHTTAIFASAVPYMVAFPVLTAILLPLACIVGFSRIYLGLHYPSDVVAGAVIGSGVAAGTIALWF